A window of Sedimentibacter sp. MB31-C6 genomic DNA:
AAAGAAGCAGGTTATGACTATGTAATGTTATGGTGGGAAGATGAAACTTATCCTACATATATAAATAGAAAAAAGTTAAGAAATATAGTTTATTCATATGATTTAAAATTAGATAATGTACATTTACCTTTTGATGATATAAATTTGCTTTGGAATGAAGATGAAAACAAAAGAGAAATACATACAAATAAAATTATTAAATGGTTATATGAATGTAAAAATTCTGGTGTAGATACAGTTGTTATGCATAACACACAGGGAAATAATATTGAATTAAACTATACAGCGGGATATAAATCATTTGAAAATATAGTAAAAGTTGCAGAAGATATTAAAATTAAGGTAGCATTTGAAAACACTCAAATGTTTCATTATACTGATTTTATATTAAATGAATTTAAGTCTAATTATATAGGGTTTTGTTATGATTCATCCCATGATTTCGTAAATGGACAAAGCAATGGTGATATATTAGACAAATGGAAAGATATATTGTTATGCGTCCACCTTTCAGATAATGATGGTCTATGCGATAGACATTGGATTCCAGGTACAGGTCATGTTAATTGGCAGAAAATAATAAATATAATTAAAGAAACAAAATGTAAAAGTTTTTCAATGGAAACCTATCCATTCGAAGAAGATAAAAAACTTCTACCATTAGATTTTTTAATAAAAGCAAGAAATAATCTAATTTCATTAATTTAACACATAACACATCCCGCCGCGGTATGCATACAATGCATACCCTACATTGAAAATGAAAGTTAACGTGATATTGGCATGAATATTGGAACACATTACGTTGCGTATTGAAAACGAAATTAACATATTGTTGTGACGAATAATGGGACGCATTGGAATACGTATTGGAAATACAACACAAACGTAGGGGACGCATTGCATGCGTCCCGGGACAAACCAAATCAACACGATTAAATCAATATAACACGACCCGTGGCGGTATGCATACAATGCATACCCTACATTGAAAATGAAAATGGTCGTGATATTGGGACGCATTGGAATACGTATTGGAAATACAACACAAACGTAGGGGACGCATTGCATGCGTCCCGGGACAACCGAGACAACCGGTACAACATGATTTAAAGGTAAAAATTATAATTGGAGGAAAACTATGAAAACTAGGATATTAGAAAAATTGAATACTGCAAAAGGTAAAATTGGTTTTTATTATAAAAATCTCATTACTGGCGAAGAAATATGTTATAATGAAAATGATACATTTTTGGCTGCTAGTGTAATAAAGCTTCCAATTTTGGCTGAGATATTTCGTGAATCTGCATTGGAAAATGTTAACCTATCTGAAATATTAACTGTAAAAAATAGTGATAAAATGCCAAGTTGCGGTGCATTAAACTTATTTACTGACGAGCCTAATGTAGATGTGAGAACGTTAT
This region includes:
- a CDS encoding sugar phosphate isomerase/epimerase family protein, giving the protein MNETGIFHWFGYILPFEERIKLIKEAGYDYVMLWWEDETYPTYINRKKLRNIVYSYDLKLDNVHLPFDDINLLWNEDENKREIHTNKIIKWLYECKNSGVDTVVMHNTQGNNIELNYTAGYKSFENIVKVAEDIKIKVAFENTQMFHYTDFILNEFKSNYIGFCYDSSHDFVNGQSNGDILDKWKDILLCVHLSDNDGLCDRHWIPGTGHVNWQKIINIIKETKCKSFSMETYPFEEDKKLLPLDFLIKARNNLISLI